Proteins from one Akkermansiaceae bacterium genomic window:
- a CDS encoding PEP-CTERM sorting domain-containing protein, with product MKNPLIATLVAFTAACPLQAAIILVDFGPSSGNTTGTPDTWNNFNGFAAGSNQALNTSTNAASNYTLTLNGAVNHLNDDPAPAAPTSPPAPFTPFSVTRDGIFTTATTTITLSGLEAGLTYSISLYSYVNRDSTRLTRFAIDGTNIDVEPARLAGATSGAVATFSNITPTAGSITITASSQASTNWILNAMSISYVPEPSSAILALSGAGLFCIRRKRA from the coding sequence ATGAAAAACCCCCTCATCGCCACCCTCGTGGCATTCACCGCCGCATGTCCCCTGCAGGCTGCCATCATCCTGGTGGATTTCGGCCCCTCATCCGGAAACACGACCGGAACCCCTGATACCTGGAACAACTTCAACGGCTTCGCAGCAGGGTCGAACCAGGCGCTCAACACCAGCACCAACGCGGCCTCCAACTACACCCTCACGCTCAACGGCGCCGTCAACCATCTCAATGATGATCCGGCGCCAGCCGCACCCACCAGCCCACCAGCCCCCTTCACCCCCTTTTCGGTGACCCGGGATGGCATCTTCACCACGGCCACCACCACCATCACCCTGTCCGGGCTTGAGGCGGGGCTGACCTACAGCATCTCGCTCTACTCCTATGTCAACCGGGATAGCACCCGCCTGACCCGCTTCGCCATCGACGGGACCAACATCGACGTGGAGCCGGCCCGGCTCGCGGGTGCAACCTCCGGAGCGGTCGCCACCTTCTCGAACATCACCCCCACTGCAGGCTCCATCACCATCACGGCGTCGAGCCAGGCATCCACCAACTGGATCCTGAACGCGATGTCCATCAGCTACGTCCCGGAGCCGTCATCGGCAATCCTCGCACTTTCGGGCGCAGGGCTGTTCTG
- a CDS encoding DUF1501 domain-containing protein, which translates to MNRRQFLRTSALASLATPALANSSIAHMPKGKAEHCIFIWLGGGMAQIDTFDPKRRGNPKSTPKVPGSDYASIDTSVPGVQFTEHLARTAKLAEHLTVVRTINHRVVDEHAFATNMVHTGRMISGTVTYPSIGSLVAHQRGAADEKVPAYMLIGYPNVSRGPGYLGPKAGFVYLTDTDSGPAGFSRPEGLISSRVDRRQQLLGKMNSGIPGDSTIAEYEEAQAEALRLAGPGFMRNFKLDEEPAALRQAYGSEFGQRCLLSRRLVQAGVRFIEVSHNLNFVNGTGWDTHNDGQEKQHVLIQDLDQALSALIIDLKEKGLLDKTLIALGTEFGRPPEFDGGGGRGHQGTAFSLVLAGGGLKHSGAYGVTDELSKKIVENPVSIPDYHATILAALGIDPSKELNEAGRPIPITDGGKPISALFT; encoded by the coding sequence ATGAACCGCCGCCAATTCCTCCGCACCTCCGCCCTCGCCTCACTCGCCACGCCCGCGCTGGCGAACTCCTCCATCGCCCACATGCCGAAGGGCAAGGCGGAACACTGCATCTTCATCTGGCTCGGCGGCGGCATGGCACAGATCGACACCTTCGACCCGAAGCGCCGCGGCAACCCGAAGTCCACGCCGAAGGTGCCAGGGTCCGACTACGCCTCCATCGACACCTCCGTTCCCGGCGTCCAGTTCACCGAGCATCTGGCCCGCACCGCGAAGCTCGCGGAACATCTGACCGTCGTCCGCACCATCAACCACCGCGTCGTCGATGAACACGCCTTCGCCACGAACATGGTTCACACCGGACGCATGATCAGCGGCACGGTCACCTATCCATCGATCGGCTCGCTGGTCGCGCACCAGCGGGGTGCCGCGGACGAAAAGGTGCCGGCCTACATGCTCATCGGCTACCCGAACGTGAGCCGCGGCCCCGGTTACCTCGGGCCGAAGGCGGGCTTCGTCTATCTGACGGACACCGACAGCGGTCCCGCCGGTTTCTCCCGTCCGGAGGGTCTCATCTCCTCACGGGTGGACCGCCGCCAGCAACTGCTCGGCAAGATGAACTCCGGCATCCCCGGTGATTCCACCATCGCCGAGTATGAAGAGGCACAGGCCGAGGCTCTCCGCCTGGCCGGGCCGGGATTCATGCGCAACTTCAAGCTGGATGAGGAACCCGCCGCACTCCGCCAGGCCTACGGCTCGGAGTTCGGCCAGCGCTGCCTCCTTTCCCGCCGCCTCGTCCAGGCAGGGGTCCGTTTCATCGAGGTCTCCCACAACCTCAACTTCGTCAACGGCACCGGCTGGGATACCCACAACGACGGTCAGGAAAAGCAGCACGTCCTCATCCAGGACCTCGACCAGGCCCTCTCCGCCCTCATCATCGACCTGAAGGAAAAAGGCCTGCTCGACAAGACCCTCATCGCCCTCGGCACCGAGTTCGGACGCCCGCCGGAGTTCGACGGTGGCGGCGGCCGCGGCCACCAGGGCACCGCCTTCAGCCTCGTGCTGGCGGGTGGCGGCCTCAAGCACAGCGGGGCCTACGGTGTGACGGACGAACTCAGCAAGAAGATCGTGGAAAACCCGGTGAGCATCCCGGACTACCACGCCACCATCCTCGCCGCGCTGGGCATCGATCCATCGAAGGAACTCAACGAAGCGGGCCGCCCGATCCCGATCACGGATGGCGGCAAGCCGATCTCCGCGCTTTTCACCTGA